Part of the bacterium genome is shown below.
GGCGGACGGAAATCATCGCGCACCGCTCGCCGGTCCCGTCCTGCTGGGGATCGGCACACTGCGCCCGCCCGCCGGACCCGTCGGGCAGGACGACGCTGCGGCAGGGGCCGTCGCCCTCGACGCGCCGGCACGGCACCAAATTGGTCTCGCCGAGCGCGGCGGCGACAAAAGGGGTGGCGGGCCGCCGGTAGAGGTCGCTCGGCGCCCCGATCTGCAGCAGCCGTCCGTCCCGCATGATGGCGATGCGGTCGGACATCACCATCGCCTCTTCCTGATCGTGCGTCACGTAGAGCACCGAGATGCCGGTGCGCCGCTGGATCGACTTGATCTCGATCTGCATCGACTCCCGCAGCCGCTTGTCGAGGGCGCCGAGCGGTTCGTCGAGCAGCAGCGCCGCGGGATCGAAAATGAGCGCGCGGGCTAGGGCCACCCGCTGCTGCTGGCCGCCGGACAGCTCGCGCGGCTTTCGCCGGGCAAACAGGCTCAGGCCGACCTTGTCCAGCATGTCGGCGGCCCGAGCGCGGCGCTCGCGGGGCGACATCCCGCGCATGCGCAGCGGAAACTCGACGTTCTCAATCACCGACATGTGGGGGAAGAGCGCGTAACTCTGAAAGACCACGCCGAAATTGCGGCGCTGCGGCGGCTCGTCGACAATCGAGCGCCCCCCGATTCGGATGTCCCCCCTGCTCGGCTGCTCGAACCCGGCCACCATGAGAAGCGTCGTCGACTTGCCGGACCCGCTCGGGCCGAGCAGCGTGAGAAACTCGCCCTGCCGCAGCGTAAAGGTCACATCCCGCACGACGTGCGGGCCGCCGTACGACTTCGCGAGGGACACGATCTCCACGTCCCGGGGGCCGGCCGTCGCGGACGGCGCCGCCGCGTCGCGCCCCGGCAGCACGGCGGGAACCGGCGGGCGCCTCATTCGGGCGATCCGGCGGCGGGGCGCCCGCCCCAGCGCGCGGACCGCCGGCCTACCAACGCGGCGGCTTGGACGGAAAACACGAGCGTCGCGACGCCGACCAAGAGGGCCGCGACCGCGGCGATCTTGGGCGACAACTCGTACTGGATGTCCGTGAACATTTTGACCGGCAGCGTGGTCGCCTGAGGGCCCTGCTGAAAGAGGGCGATGACCGTTTCGTCGAACGACGCGATGAAGGCCAGCAGCATGCCGGCCGCGAGCCCCGGGCGGAGCACGGGGACGTAGACGTGCCGGAACACCGACAGGCTGCCGGCGCCGAGGCTGCGCGCCGACCGCACCAGCGCCGGATCGAGGCCTGCGAGGCTGGCCTGGACGGTGATGAACACGTAGGGCGCCGCCAGCACGCTGTGCGACAGGCCGATGCCGGTCCACGTGCCGGTCAGGTGGAATCTAAGCAAAAACTCGTAGTCCGCCAGCGCGAGCACGATCAGCGGGGCGACGATGGGCACCAGAATGACGCTCTGCAGGAGCCCCTTGCCGGCGAACTTGGCCGAGTGCAGCGCCATCGCGGCCATCGTGGACACGACGGTCGCGATCGCGACCGCGAGGCAGGCCGCCTTGAGCGACACCGCCCCCGCGCTCATCCAGGCGCTGTCGTGGAAGAGATCGCGAAACGGCCGCAGGGAGATCCCGCTCGGCGGGAATTCCAGGAGCGGCTTGGGGGTGAACGCCATCGGGACGACGACCAGCGTGGGCAGCATGAGGAAGACAAAGATGGGGACGCACGCCGCGAAGAGCAGCGTGCCCGCGGGTGAAAACGGCCACCACCGCCGCCCCGCGGCGCGCGGCGGCCGGCGGAGGGAGGCGGCGAGCGCCTCGTCAAAGACGCCCAAACTGCCCCTCCTTAGGCAGCCACTGGTAGACGCTCACGAGCAGCGACACGCCCACGATGATCATCACGGCGAGCGCCGACGCGGCCCGGAAGTCCACCAGTTGGCGCGCGTACAAATCGACCAGGTTCGCGGCCATCATGTCCCGCGGGCCGCCGAGGATCACCGGAGTGATGAAGAACCCGGTGCAGATGATGAACACGAGCAGCGTCGCCGCGTACACGCCGGGAAGCGTCAGCGGCACGATCACGAACCAGATGGCCGCGGCGCGCGACGCGCCCAGACTCGCCGCCGCCCGCTCCAGGCGCGCATCGAGGGACGACATCGTCGCGAAGATCGGCAGGACGGCGTACGGCAGCACGTAGTGCACCATCCCGACGATCACGGCGAACCGGTTGTGCAGCAGCGCCGGATGGCCCGGCGCCC
Proteins encoded:
- a CDS encoding ABC transporter ATP-binding protein, with the translated sequence MRRPPVPAVLPGRDAAAPSATAGPRDVEIVSLAKSYGGPHVVRDVTFTLRQGEFLTLLGPSGSGKSTTLLMVAGFEQPSRGDIRIGGRSIVDEPPQRRNFGVVFQSYALFPHMSVIENVEFPLRMRGMSPRERRARAADMLDKVGLSLFARRKPRELSGGQQQRVALARALIFDPAALLLDEPLGALDKRLRESMQIEIKSIQRRTGISVLYVTHDQEEAMVMSDRIAIMRDGRLLQIGAPSDLYRRPATPFVAAALGETNLVPCRRVEGDGPCRSVVLPDGSGGRAQCADPQQDGTGERCAMISVRPERIRCLLPGEAAENTIEGVVKDQTFAGSYVRCTIQACGQDLIMKTGEDGPAAAARPGQRVRIGWRTEDAQILYEE
- a CDS encoding ABC transporter permease, with protein sequence MGVFDEALAASLRRPPRAAGRRWWPFSPAGTLLFAACVPIFVFLMLPTLVVVPMAFTPKPLLEFPPSGISLRPFRDLFHDSAWMSAGAVSLKAACLAVAIATVVSTMAAMALHSAKFAGKGLLQSVILVPIVAPLIVLALADYEFLLRFHLTGTWTGIGLSHSVLAAPYVFITVQASLAGLDPALVRSARSLGAGSLSVFRHVYVPVLRPGLAAGMLLAFIASFDETVIALFQQGPQATTLPVKMFTDIQYELSPKIAAVAALLVGVATLVFSVQAAALVGRRSARWGGRPAAGSPE
- a CDS encoding ABC transporter permease, whose amino-acid sequence is MAGRLTGGVPFREALARASLLVPLCVVYALLLVWPLALLARTSLEGGLAAYGDVVRTPLFRPVMVNTLVISAVTTAIAVVLGYLCAAAIWRAPAGLRPLAVALVLLPFWTAVLVKNFAWAALLQDNGVFNTLLRKLGAPGHPALLHNRFAVIVGMVHYVLPYAVLPIFATMSSLDARLERAAASLGASRAAAIWFVIVPLTLPGVYAATLLVFIICTGFFITPVILGGPRDMMAANLVDLYARQLVDFRAASALAVMIIVGVSLLVSVYQWLPKEGQFGRL